One region of Labrus mixtus chromosome 1, fLabMix1.1, whole genome shotgun sequence genomic DNA includes:
- the sh2d7 gene encoding SH2 domain-containing protein 7 has translation MEKMPGVDLHAETSSEGGLKELVLRWFTETQAPLILNNGNFPDWFQGFAARKDAEDLLRDKSLGCFLIRLSEKAIGYILSYRGHDRCRHFVITQDQGGQFVVSGDCQTHGSLKELIEHYRVHPIQPFGEHLTSSCHEVNSAELYDVVKLDTRERSGVSVQALRTLWDQKNARHSHPVSNHRTEPLNDPSTAQPPTLPPKSENRKLTGAWSVDTKSHSQGVPPVPKRGLPLGFSLSGSLPDTTSHPGETEVDLDRSEGLRGNTNLDFLNTADSSYPGDLCPPGTTYSELTHVESRSRSLPRLNMEEEEYSNQLISSSSSSPAPLKKTTCHTYSLHEPRERPSCSLSDRQGDHEEMSRNNPLYQHSEGPRGSPSQPENMYELIPGEAAANVQGNMYESLEDMKTKKSKSTMGKNNVNWKKFLPDYMKK, from the exons ATGGAGAAGATGCCTGGCGTGGACCTGCACGCGGAGACTTCTTCAGAGGGAGGTCTGAAGGAGCTGGTTCTCAGGTGGTTCACCGAGACGCAGGCGCCGCTTATTCTCAACAACGGAAACTTCCCGGACTGGTTTCAAGGCTTTGCTGCAAGAAA GGACGCAGAAGATCTTCTGAGAGATAAATCTCTGGGCTGCTTTCTCATTCGCCTCAGTGAAAAAGCCATTGGATACATCCTGTCCTACAG GGGCCACGACAGGTGCCGCCATTTTGTCATCACTCAGGATCAGGGCGGTCAGTTTGTGGTTTCAGGAGACTGTCAGACCCACGGCAGCCTCAAGGAGCTGATCGAGCATTACAGAGTCCACCCCATCCAGCCGTTTGGAGAACACCTGACCTCCAGCTGTCATGAG GTAAACTCAGCTGAGCTTTATGACGTGGTGAAACTCGACACCAGAGAGAGGTCTGGGGTGAGTGTCCAGGCTCTGCGGACCCTGTGGGATCAGAAGAACGCTCGGCACAGCCACCCCGTCAGTAACCACCGGACTGAGCCGCTGAATGATCCCTCGACAGCTCAGCCTCCTACACTGCCTCCCAAATCTGAAAACAGGAAACTGACCGGTGCCTGGTCTGTGGACACAAAGTCACACTCACAG GGCGTTCCTCCAGTGCCAAAAAGAGGCCTTCCTCTGGGTTTCTCCCTGAGTGGATCTCTGCCCGACACAACTTCCCATCCAGGTGAGACCGAGGTCGACCTGGACAGATCAGAGGGactcagaggaaacacaaaccTGGACTTCTTAAATACTGCAGACAGCAGCTATCCAGGTGATCTGTGTCCACCTGGGACCACATACTCTGAGCTGACTCATGTGGAGAGCAGAAGCAGATCTCTGCCACGACtgaacatggaggaggaggagtactCAAACCAgctcatatcctcctcctcttcatcacccGCTCCTCTGAAGAAGACCACCTGCCACACCTACTCCCTCCACGAGCCCAGAGAGCGGCCGAGCTGCTCCCTGTCAGACCGGCAGGGTGACCATGAGGAGATGTCCAGGAACAACCCGCTGTACCAGCACTCTGAGGGTCCAAGAGGAAGTCCATCACAGCCTGAAAACATGTACGAGCTGATCCCTGGGGAGGCTGCTGCCAATGTTCAAGGTAACATGTACGAGTCTCTGGAGGACATGAAGACCAAGAAGTCCAAATCCACCATGGGGAAAAAC aaTGTGAATTGGAAAAAATTCCTCCCTGACTAcatgaagaaataa
- the dapk2a gene encoding death-associated protein kinase 2a, translating to MDSFKQQRVEDFYEIGEELGSGQFAIVKQCREKSTGREFAAKFIKKRQSMASSRGVRREEIEREVDILQQIQHPNIVTLHDVYENRTDVVLILELVSGGELFDFLAQKESLSEEEATQFIKQILEGVNYLHARKIAHFDLKPENIMLLDKNVPLPRIKLIDFGLAHKIEAGVEFKNIFGTPEFVAPEIVNYEPLGLEADMWSIGVITYILLSGASPFLGETKQDTLANISAINYEFDDEFFCHTSELAKKFISQLLEKDKKKRLTIQDALNHPWIKSNEHKEETKTLEPKKRERRQLKTKRLREYTIKSHSSMPPNNTYVNFERFAQVVEDIDQMESSFVSLAAAHDSLQEDIDAMVSVYNEKEAWYKEESEGVRHELSQIRYEFRKVEAFKRSLQDDMQAFSSSLSAVNSRYQERQNHLDALRLELSNELQWVQEVMGSFPLDGSGGGYSNCNFSTVFNNDVNEALKELLNRSCGGELLSGINLDFESGQQR from the exons ATGGACTCATTCAAAcaacagagagtggaggactTCTATGAAATTGGTGAAGAGCTGGGAAg CGGGCAGTTTGCCATCGTAAAACAATGCAGAGAGAAAAGCACGGGCCGGGAATTCGCCGCCAAGTTCATCAAGAAGCGTCAGAGCATGGCGAGCTCTCGAGGGGTGAGGCGGGAGGAGATCGAGCGTGAGGTGGACATCCTGCAGCAGATCCAGCACCCGAACATCGTCACGCTGCATGACGTCTACGAGAACCGGACCGACGTGGTGCTCATCCTGGAGCT ggtctctggaggagagctgtTTGACTTCCTGGCGCAGAAAGAGTCTCTGAGTGAAGAAGAGGCCACACAGTTCATCAAACAGATCCTGGAGGGGGTGAACTACCTGCACGCCAGGAAGATCGCTCACTTCGATCTCAAG CCTGAGAACATCATGCTGTTGGACAAAAACGTGCCGCTCCCCAGAATCAAACTCATCGACTTTGGTCTCGCACACAAAATCGAAGCCGGGGTCGAGTTCAAAAACATCTTTGGAACGCCGGAGTTCGTAG ctCCAGAGATTGTGAACTACGAGCCGCTCGGACTGGAGGCTGACATGTGGAGCATCGGGGTCATCACCTACATCCT GCTGAGCGGGGCGTCGCCGTTCCTCGGGGAGACCAAACAGGACACTCTGGCGAACATTTCTGCCATAAATTACGAGTTCGACGACGAGTTCTTCTGTCACACCAGCGAGCTGGCCAAGAAGTTCATCAGCCAGCTGCTGGAGAAGGATAAGAA GAAAAGATTAACCATTCAAGACGCTCTGAATCACCCATGGATCAAG tccAACGAGCACAAGGAGGAGACTAAAACCCTGGAGCCCAAGAAACGGGAGCGCCGGCAGCTGAAGACGAAGCGCCTGAGGGAGTACACCATCAAGTCGCACTCCAGCATGCCGCCAAACAACACGTATGTGAACTTTGAGCGCTTCGCCCAGGTGGTGGAGGACATCGACCAGATGGAGAGCTCGTTCGTCAGCCTGGCAGCGGCTCACGACTCCCTGCAGGAGGACATCGACGCCATGGTGTCGGTCTATAACGAGAAGGAGGCGTGGTACAAGGAGGAGAGCGAAGGAGTGCGTCACGAGCTCTCTCAGATCCGATACGAGTTCCGTAAGGTGGAGGCCTTTAAGCGCAGCCTGCAGGACGACATGCAGGCCTTCAGCTCCAGCCTCAGCGCCGTCAACAGCCGCTACCAGGAGCGACAGAATCACCTGGACGCCCTGCGCCTGGAGCTCAGCAACGAGCTGCAGTGGGTGCAGGAGGTGATGGGCTCGTTCCCTCTGGATGGAAGCGGAGGAGGATACTCCAACTGCAACTTCTCCACCGTCTTCAACAACGACGTGAACGAGgcgctgaaggagctgctgaaCCGCTCGTGTGGAGGAGAGCTGCTGTCGGGGATCAACCTGGACTTTGAAAGCGGACAGCAGAGATAA